GTCATGGCCGTAGGAGCCAGCATGTATGCCCTGGAAATGGGTAAGAATGCCATCGAGACCACCAGGAACATTGGAAAGAATATTAAAGAGATCAAACCGGACCTGATGTTCTCCGTACCCACCATTGCCAAGAACTTTCGCAACAACATTGAAAGCGGTGTGAGGGCCAAGGGGGATTTCACCTGGAAACTGTTCCAGACCGGGATGAAAATTGCCTACAGGTACAATGGCATTGCCTGGGACAAGGGGCGGGGCATGAAAGTTTTGCTCAAGCCCCTCTACGCCCTCTTCGATGCCGTGGTCTTCAAAAAAGTCAGGGTAGGACTGGGTGGAAACATGAAATTCTTTGTTGGAGGAGGCGCACTGCTTGACATTGAACTACAGCGCTTCTATTACGCCCTGGGGATCCCCATGTACCAGGGTTACGGGCTTACCGAAGCCAGTCCCATTATTAGTGCCAACAGCGTGGATGCTTACAAAATGGGCTCATCGGGAAAGATCCCGGAAAGCATGGAGGTGAAGATTTGTAATGACGAAGGGCTTGAGCTTCCTCCGGGGGAAAAGGGAGAGATCGTGGTCAGAGGCGAAAATGTAATGAAAGGTTACTGGAAAAACGAAGAAGCCACCGCGGAAACCATCAGGGACGGCTGGCTCTTTACCGGCGATATGGGCTACCTGGATCCGGATGGCTTTCTCTATGTTCTGGGCCGCTACAAGAGCCTTCTTATTGCCGATGACGGGGAAAAATTCAGTCCCGAGGGAATCGAGGAATCCTTTACGGACCAGTCTGAATATATCAGCCAGGCACTGCTGCACAACAATCAGAACCCTTATACCACCGCGCTGGTGCATCCCGGCAAAGATGCCCTGCTCAGGTTCCTGAAAGGGAAAGGGCTCTCAGCTGATTCAGAGGAGGGCATTGAAGCCTGCCTCACCTTGTTGGACAAGGAGATCAGGGAGTACCGGAAAAACGGGAAATACGGGGAT
This region of Bacteroidales bacterium genomic DNA includes:
- a CDS encoding AMP-binding protein, encoding MKSLVQFFEENVDKYTDSPYMWEKHDGAYRSTSYGQMREQVYQFAAGLMSLGIEKGDRITLLAEGRTWWVVAEMGMFYLGAINVPISIQLNEPADLKFRIKHSESRMVVVSASQARKIETIKKELPLLEKIILMDPKEEYGKDELYMGDIMEQGRKLLEKDPESFKKVYGSVSGDDVANICYTSGTTADPKGIMLSHNNYASNTGQALTVISIPSDYRLFLFLPWDHSFTHTAGIFTVMAVGASMYALEMGKNAIETTRNIGKNIKEIKPDLMFSVPTIAKNFRNNIESGVRAKGDFTWKLFQTGMKIAYRYNGIAWDKGRGMKVLLKPLYALFDAVVFKKVRVGLGGNMKFFVGGGALLDIELQRFYYALGIPMYQGYGLTEASPIISANSVDAYKMGSSGKIPESMEVKICNDEGLELPPGEKGEIVVRGENVMKGYWKNEEATAETIRDGWLFTGDMGYLDPDGFLYVLGRYKSLLIADDGEKFSPEGIEESFTDQSEYISQALLHNNQNPYTTALVHPGKDALLRFLKGKGLSADSEEGIEACLTLLDKEIREYRKNGKYGDLFPQRWIPANIGILEEGFTIENKLMNPTYKVIRPRVEEHYKELFEYLYTAESKKVINPRNVAAMKKLLRG